A genome region from Bufo gargarizans isolate SCDJY-AF-19 chromosome 2, ASM1485885v1, whole genome shotgun sequence includes the following:
- the LOC122929296 gene encoding uncharacterized protein LOC122929296 isoform X1 produces MELGGVSSVWMELKTPSSAVQVSHGAEKTSKVKNVERPQNEEPSTSVQVSNGAENTSKGKNVERSQNEESSSVQVLHTEERNISCDNSKIGEDIISVSDPPVKCFDAKVSLEKDISSFEESTKSNFIILQKSKNFGNEDFKASGNERILWKSPNVKGSILISFTGVPYLIVGRKSLQCHLGRDLNRHKSKKNSGEIKNQTEDHCFRRKRRIIQNTKKMGCTAEIHIIHILRFPDFKVI; encoded by the exons ATGGAGCTCGGTGGTGTCAGCAGCGTGTGGATGGAGTTAAAAACCCCCAGCAGCGCGGTACAA gttTCACATGGAGCAGAAAAAACTTCTAAAGTGAAGAATGTCGAGAGACCCCAAAATGAAGAACCAAGTACTTCTGTGCAG gttTCAAATGGAGCGGAAAATACTTCTAAAGGGAAGAATGTCGAGAGATCCCAAAATGAAGAATCCAGTTCTGTGCAG GTGTTACACACAGAAGAAAGAAATATTTCATGTGATAATTCCAAAATTGGAGAA GATATTATATCTGTTTCAGATCCTCCTGTCAAATGTTTTGATGCAAAAGTCTCATTGGAGAAAGATATTTCTTCTTTTGAGGAAAGTACAAAATCTAACTTTATCATTCTTCAAAAGTCAAAAAACTTTGGCAATGAAG ACTTCAAGGCTTCTGGCAATGAAAGAATCTTGTGGAAGAGTCCGAatgtgaagggaagcatactCATTTCCTTTACCGGTGTTCCGTATCTTATTGTTGGCAGAAAAAGTCTTCAATGTCATTTAGGGAGAGATTTAAATAGGCATAAGAGTAAGAAAAAttcaggagaaataaaaaatCAG ACTGAAGATCATTGCTTTAGAAGAAAACGGAGAATTATTCAGAACACAAAGAAAATGGGATGCACAGCTGAAATCCACATTATACATATTCTTAGATTTCCAGACTTTAAggttatttag
- the LOC122929296 gene encoding uncharacterized protein LOC122929296 isoform X2: MRLKDLLTSLHHVAVLDHVSHGAEKTSKVKNVERPQNEEPSTSVQVSNGAENTSKGKNVERSQNEESSSVQVLHTEERNISCDNSKIGEDIISVSDPPVKCFDAKVSLEKDISSFEESTKSNFIILQKSKNFGNEDFKASGNERILWKSPNVKGSILISFTGVPYLIVGRKSLQCHLGRDLNRHKSKKNSGEIKNQTEDHCFRRKRRIIQNTKKMGCTAEIHIIHILRFPDFKVI, from the exons ATGCGCCTTAAGGACCTCCTGACGTCACTGCATCACGTGGCTGTCCTAGATCAC gttTCACATGGAGCAGAAAAAACTTCTAAAGTGAAGAATGTCGAGAGACCCCAAAATGAAGAACCAAGTACTTCTGTGCAG gttTCAAATGGAGCGGAAAATACTTCTAAAGGGAAGAATGTCGAGAGATCCCAAAATGAAGAATCCAGTTCTGTGCAG GTGTTACACACAGAAGAAAGAAATATTTCATGTGATAATTCCAAAATTGGAGAA GATATTATATCTGTTTCAGATCCTCCTGTCAAATGTTTTGATGCAAAAGTCTCATTGGAGAAAGATATTTCTTCTTTTGAGGAAAGTACAAAATCTAACTTTATCATTCTTCAAAAGTCAAAAAACTTTGGCAATGAAG ACTTCAAGGCTTCTGGCAATGAAAGAATCTTGTGGAAGAGTCCGAatgtgaagggaagcatactCATTTCCTTTACCGGTGTTCCGTATCTTATTGTTGGCAGAAAAAGTCTTCAATGTCATTTAGGGAGAGATTTAAATAGGCATAAGAGTAAGAAAAAttcaggagaaataaaaaatCAG ACTGAAGATCATTGCTTTAGAAGAAAACGGAGAATTATTCAGAACACAAAGAAAATGGGATGCACAGCTGAAATCCACATTATACATATTCTTAGATTTCCAGACTTTAAggttatttag